The Porites lutea chromosome 11, jaPorLute2.1, whole genome shotgun sequence genome includes a region encoding these proteins:
- the LOC140951996 gene encoding protein DEK-like: MADKADSQDLKSKAKEITKDAKSNNAATEDSKDTKNGKKEEDEESSEEELTGLYDKPVVIEGKRERKTTVFLASQTPPAVSHQPKPLLFEGKGESLGSMERPNYEIGKCAAVELKPLHKLLYGREGRVMEIKKNIRKFNGFAFEKDTKEYESKKQGLDRFTNDGLKRLCEIFDLEKKGIRSDLLEKVMEFLMLPKSSGRPAPQPKAKKAEKKKRKRTKKDSEKSKKEKGKSKKTSETVESGDEDDEEGDDEDEEEEKEEPPKKKKKVESSPKKSESSKKTKDKEKKEGKDKSKPKAKKADDKIKASKKKEPVPVKITPLKKGSPKKKTPKKEKPTPVDDSSSDEEPLAKKTKKQAPTDSELEKVVKDLLDGADLEQVTMKSICKQVYDMFPGYDLTSRKDFIKETVRKIIS; this comes from the exons ATGGCGGACAAAGCGGATAGTCAAGACCTCAAATCCAAAGCAAAAGAAATCACAAAG GACGCGAAGTCGAACAATGCTGCAACCGAAGATTCGAAGGACACAAAGAACGGCaagaaagaagaagatgaagagtCCAGCGAAGAAGAGCTTACAG GACTTTATGACAAGCCTGTTGTAATTGAggggaaaagagaaagaaaaaccacaGTGTTCCTTGCCAGCCAAACACCACCTGCAGTTTCTCATCAACCTAAACCTCTTTTGTTTGAG gGCAAAGGAGAATCATTGGGTTCAATGGAAAGGC CAAATTATGAGATAGGAAAATGTGCTGCTGTAGAACTGAAACCTCTCCACAAACTTTTATATGGAAGGGAGGGAAGG GtaatggaaattaaaaagaacATCAGGAAGTTTAATGGGTTTGCATTTGAAAAG GATACTAAAGAGTATGAATCCAAAAAACAAGGCTTGGATAG ATTTACTAATGATGGACTTAAAAGACTTTGTGAGATCtttgatttagaaaaaaaaggaattagg AGTGATCTTCTAGAAAAAGTTATGGAATTTCTCATGTTACCAAAGTCTTCAGGGAGA cCTGCTCCTCAACCAAAAgccaaaaaagcagaaaaaaagaagagaaagagaaCGAAAAAAG ATAGTGAAaagagtaaaaaagaaaaaggaaag TCAAAGAAGACATCTGAGACTGTAGAAAGTGGAGATGAAGATGATGAGGAAggtgatgatgaagatgaggaagaagagaaagaggAG cccccaaagaagaaaaagaaagtagaATCATCACCAAAGAAGTCTGAATCATCTAAAAAGACGAAAgataaggagaaaaaagaagGCAAGGACAAATCAAAACCAAAGGCAAAGAAAGCTGATGATAAAATTAAGGcttcaaaaaagaaagagcCTGTACCTGTTAAGATAACGCCATTGAAAAAGGGTTCTCCAAAAAAGAAGACTCCTAAAAAAG AGAAACCAACACCTGTAGATGATTCATCTTCTGATGAGGAACCTCTTgctaaaaagaccaaaaaacaaGCCCCAACA GATAGCGAGCTTGAAAAGGTTGTTAAGGATCTCTTAGATGGAGCTGATCTTGAGCAAGTAACAATGAAGAGCATTTGTAAGCAG